One window of Helicobacter winghamensis ATCC BAA-430 genomic DNA carries:
- a CDS encoding 4Fe-4S binding protein: MGLLKAPDNTPVWVNENRCKACDLCVSVCPSGTLAMRLDENRVLGKMVEIIHPESCIGCQDCELHCPDFAISVADRKEFKFAKITDEAKQRAEAIKANHYMAV; this comes from the coding sequence ATGGGATTATTAAAAGCCCCTGATAATACACCTGTTTGGGTGAATGAGAATCGCTGTAAAGCTTGTGATTTATGTGTATCCGTATGTCCTTCAGGGACATTGGCAATGCGTCTTGATGAAAATAGAGTCTTGGGAAAAATGGTAGAGATTATTCATCCTGAAAGTTGCATTGGTTGTCAAGATTGTGAGTTGCATTGTCCAGATTTTGCAATTTCAGTTGCAGATAGAAAAGAGTTTAAGTTTGCAAAGATTACTGATGAAGCAAAACAAAGAGCAGAAGCAATTAAAGCTAATCACTATATGGCAGTATAA
- a CDS encoding 2-oxoglutarate ferredoxin oxidoreductase subunit beta, translating into MAFNYDEYLRVDKMPTLWCWGCGDGVILKAIVRAIDKLGWNMDDVCLVSGIGCSGRVSSYVNCNTVHTTHGRTLAYATGIKLANPTKKVIVVGGDGDGLAIGGNHTIHACRRNIDINYVLINNFIYGLTNSQTSPTTPKGMWTVTAQYGNVDPEFDPCNLAIAAGSSFVARESVLDPKKLEKVLVEGFSHEGFAFFDIFSNCHVNLGRKNKMGEAIDTLKWIDSRILSKKKFDELSDEEKVGKYPTGILHHDTNKIEYCKAYKQVQEKAQAKKGGAK; encoded by the coding sequence ATGGCATTTAATTACGATGAATATTTAAGAGTGGATAAAATGCCTACACTTTGGTGCTGGGGCTGTGGTGATGGTGTTATCTTAAAAGCAATTGTGCGTGCAATTGATAAACTTGGTTGGAATATGGACGATGTTTGTTTGGTGAGTGGGATTGGCTGTTCTGGGCGTGTAAGTTCTTATGTAAATTGTAACACAGTGCATACTACACACGGGCGAACACTGGCTTATGCAACAGGAATTAAGCTTGCAAATCCTACAAAAAAAGTGATTGTTGTAGGAGGGGATGGTGATGGTTTGGCTATTGGTGGAAATCATACAATTCACGCTTGTAGGAGAAATATTGATATTAATTATGTGTTGATTAATAACTTTATCTATGGGCTTACAAATTCACAAACTTCCCCAACAACACCAAAAGGAATGTGGACAGTAACTGCGCAATATGGCAATGTTGATCCAGAGTTTGATCCTTGTAATTTGGCAATTGCTGCTGGTTCAAGTTTTGTTGCGCGTGAGTCTGTGCTTGATCCTAAAAAACTTGAAAAAGTTTTAGTAGAAGGATTTTCGCACGAAGGTTTTGCATTTTTTGATATTTTTAGTAATTGCCATGTAAATTTAGGTAGAAAAAATAAAATGGGTGAGGCGATTGATACACTAAAATGGATTGATAGCAGAATCCTTTCTAAGAAAAAATTTGATGAATTAAGTGATGAAGAGAAAGTTGGGAAGTATCCAACAGGAATTTTGCACCACGATACAAATAAAATTGAATATTGCAAAGCATATAAGCAAGTGCAAGAAAAAGCACAAGCTAAAAAAGGAGGTGCAAAATGA
- a CDS encoding 2-oxoacid:acceptor oxidoreductase family protein, whose amino-acid sequence MRRQLRFTGVGGQGVLLAGEILAEAQIRTGGYGVKAATYTSQVRGGPTKVDILLDNDEILYPYANEGEVEFMLSTAQVSYDQFKDGLKDNAIIVVEPNLVTPSEEDKKRFKIYPIPIISIAKNEVGNVVTQSVVALAVTVTLTKCVDRDLVFETMISKVPAKVVDLNKKAFELGEKYAKEALNQ is encoded by the coding sequence ATGAGAAGACAGCTCCGTTTTACAGGTGTTGGAGGACAAGGTGTTTTGCTAGCAGGTGAAATCCTAGCAGAAGCGCAAATCCGTACAGGCGGTTATGGCGTGAAGGCGGCAACTTATACTTCACAAGTGCGTGGAGGACCAACAAAAGTAGATATTCTTTTGGATAATGATGAGATTTTATATCCTTATGCTAATGAGGGTGAAGTGGAGTTTATGCTCTCTACTGCACAGGTGAGCTATGATCAATTTAAAGATGGCTTGAAAGATAATGCAATTATTGTTGTAGAGCCAAATCTTGTAACTCCTAGTGAAGAGGATAAAAAACGCTTTAAAATTTATCCAATTCCAATTATTAGTATTGCCAAAAATGAAGTTGGAAATGTGGTTACACAATCTGTTGTAGCGCTTGCTGTAACGGTAACGCTTACAAAATGTGTAGATAGAGATTTAGTGTTTGAAACAATGATTAGCAAAGTGCCAGCAAAAGTGGTAGATCTAAACAAAAAAGCTTTTGAGCTTGGAGAGAAATACGCTAAGGAAGCATTAAATCAATAG
- a CDS encoding AtpZ/AtpI family protein produces MKSKNNTNFESQKDTPKYKDAILAYSNATLGISMVLAVLIGIGIGYGLESLFGGVRWLFWLGVAWGVCAAILNVYKAYKRQKKELDALANDPKYAHCKYDED; encoded by the coding sequence ATGAAATCCAAAAATAACACAAATTTTGAATCGCAAAAAGATACGCCAAAATACAAAGATGCTATACTTGCCTATTCTAACGCTACTCTTGGAATCTCAATGGTGCTTGCTGTGCTTATTGGGATTGGAATTGGATATGGACTTGAATCTCTTTTTGGGGGGGTTCGCTGGCTCTTTTGGCTAGGCGTTGCTTGGGGCGTGTGTGCAGCAATTTTAAATGTATATAAGGCTTATAAGCGGCAAAAAAAAGAATTAGATGCCTTGGCAAACGATCCTAAATACGCTCATTGCAAATATGATGAAGACTAA
- the hemL gene encoding glutamate-1-semialdehyde 2,1-aminomutase yields the protein MESLEFLNSINDFNAAKQVIAGGVNSPVRAFKSVGGTPLFIAHAKGAYLVDVDNNTYIDFVQSWGPLIFGHCDKDIEEAVVQTAKKGLSFGAPTPLETALAKEVISIMEGIEKIRFVSSGTEATMSAIRLARAYTKREDIIKFEGCYHGHSDALLVSAGSGLATFGNPSSPGVPSDFTKHTLVATYNDLASVESCIALSEKQGSGVACVILEPIAGNMGLVPSEVEFLEGLRSLCDKHGILLIIDEVMSGFRASLSGSQEFYKVRGDLTTFGKVIGGGMPVGAFGGSAEIMDLLSPNGAVYQAGTLSGNPVAMAAGLVALQKLRANPKVYKHLESLALQLTNGLKELCASFKIPLQTCVRGSMFGFFFNANPVKNFQDALKSDTKMYAAFHQGMLNSGVYFAPSQFESGFICATMDSKMIDEVLQKAQIVLQEISRV from the coding sequence ATGGAATCTTTAGAATTTTTAAATAGTATTAATGACTTTAATGCTGCAAAACAAGTGATTGCTGGTGGCGTAAATTCCCCTGTGCGCGCGTTTAAAAGCGTAGGAGGCACGCCCCTTTTTATTGCACACGCTAAGGGAGCATATTTAGTTGATGTAGACAATAATACTTACATTGATTTCGTGCAAAGCTGGGGACCTTTGATTTTTGGGCATTGTGATAAAGATATTGAAGAAGCTGTTGTGCAAACTGCTAAAAAAGGCTTGTCTTTTGGTGCTCCAACACCTTTAGAAACTGCTCTTGCTAAAGAAGTGATTAGCATAATGGAAGGGATTGAAAAAATCCGCTTTGTTTCAAGTGGCACAGAAGCTACAATGAGCGCAATTAGGCTTGCTAGGGCTTACACAAAGAGAGAAGATATTATTAAATTTGAAGGTTGCTACCATGGGCATAGCGATGCACTATTAGTTTCTGCGGGAAGCGGACTTGCAACCTTTGGAAACCCTAGCTCACCTGGTGTTCCAAGCGATTTTACAAAGCATACACTTGTAGCGACTTATAATGATTTAGCAAGTGTGGAATCCTGCATTGCTTTAAGTGAAAAACAAGGTAGCGGTGTGGCCTGTGTGATTTTAGAGCCTATTGCTGGGAATATGGGGCTTGTTCCAAGTGAAGTGGAGTTTTTAGAAGGTTTAAGAAGTCTCTGTGATAAACACGGAATCCTTTTAATTATAGATGAAGTAATGAGTGGCTTTAGAGCTTCACTTAGCGGCTCGCAAGAGTTTTACAAGGTGCGTGGGGATTTAACCACTTTTGGCAAGGTTATTGGCGGGGGAATGCCTGTTGGAGCATTTGGCGGAAGTGCTGAAATTATGGATTTACTCTCCCCTAATGGTGCGGTATATCAAGCAGGCACACTTAGTGGGAATCCCGTAGCAATGGCAGCTGGGCTTGTGGCTTTACAAAAATTACGCGCAAATCCTAAAGTCTATAAACATTTAGAATCTCTAGCCTTGCAACTTACAAATGGCTTAAAAGAACTTTGTGCTTCCTTTAAGATTCCTTTACAAACTTGCGTGCGCGGCAGTATGTTTGGATTCTTTTTTAATGCAAATCCTGTTAAAAACTTCCAAGACGCACTAAAGAGTGATACTAAAATGTATGCGGCTTTTCATCAAGGAATGTTAAATTCTGGAGTGTATTTTGCCCCTTCGCAATTTGAATCTGGCTTTATTTGCGCCACGATGGATTCTAAAATGATTGATGAAGTGCTACAAAAGGCTCAAATTGTGTTACAAGAAATCAGCAGAGTATAA
- a CDS encoding 2-oxoglutarate synthase subunit alpha, with translation MSRELISSGNELVAHAAIDAGCKFFGGYPITPSSEVAHEMSVMLPQENGSFIQMEDEIAGISVALGASMSGVKSMTATSGPGISLKSEQIGLSFMAEVPLVIVNVMRGGPSTGLPTRVAQGDIAQAANPTHGDYQSIALCPGSLEEAYTETVRAFNLAEKFMTPVFLLLDETLGHMHGKAIVPDLSEVQKSIVNRQEFTGDKNSYKPYDVAEDAPAVLNPFFKGYRYHITGLHHGPTGFPTEDAVLSQKLIDRLFNKILSKTDEIVTYEEYKLDDADTLLIAYGSASRSAKEAVDRLREEGKKVGLFRPITLWPSPKKELAALGKRFDKILVAELNKGQYIKEVEHSMKKDVALLAKANGRPLSPIEIINKIKEL, from the coding sequence GTGAGTAGAGAATTAATTTCAAGTGGAAATGAGCTCGTTGCGCACGCTGCAATTGATGCTGGTTGTAAGTTTTTTGGTGGGTATCCTATTACACCTTCTAGTGAAGTTGCACATGAAATGAGCGTAATGTTGCCTCAAGAAAATGGATCATTTATTCAGATGGAGGATGAGATTGCTGGGATCTCTGTGGCTCTTGGTGCTTCAATGAGCGGTGTTAAATCTATGACAGCAACTTCTGGTCCGGGAATCTCTTTGAAATCTGAACAAATCGGACTTAGCTTTATGGCTGAAGTTCCTTTGGTTATTGTTAATGTTATGCGCGGTGGTCCATCAACAGGGCTTCCAACGCGTGTTGCGCAAGGAGATATTGCGCAAGCAGCAAATCCAACGCATGGAGATTATCAATCTATTGCATTGTGTCCTGGGAGTTTAGAAGAAGCTTATACAGAAACAGTGCGCGCCTTTAATTTGGCAGAAAAATTTATGACTCCTGTATTTTTACTCTTGGATGAAACGCTAGGGCATATGCACGGAAAAGCGATTGTTCCTGATCTTAGCGAAGTGCAAAAGTCCATTGTAAATCGACAAGAATTTACAGGGGATAAAAATTCTTATAAGCCTTATGATGTTGCAGAGGATGCGCCAGCTGTGTTAAATCCTTTCTTTAAAGGTTATCGCTATCATATTACAGGATTACACCACGGACCAACAGGATTCCCAACGGAAGATGCGGTGTTATCGCAAAAATTAATTGATAGATTATTTAATAAAATCTTAAGTAAGACAGATGAAATTGTAACCTATGAAGAATATAAGTTAGATGATGCAGATACTCTACTTATTGCTTATGGTTCAGCTTCAAGAAGTGCAAAAGAAGCGGTAGATAGATTAAGAGAAGAGGGTAAAAAAGTGGGATTGTTTAGACCAATTACGCTTTGGCCTTCTCCCAAAAAAGAGTTAGCAGCACTTGGAAAACGCTTTGATAAAATCTTGGTTGCTGAACTAAATAAGGGGCAGTATATTAAAGAAGTAGAACATAGTATGAAAAAAGATGTGGCACTTTTAGCAAAAGCAAATGGGCGTCCATTGTCCCCGATTGAAATTATCAATAAAATTAAGGAGTTATAA